The genomic segment TCTCACGGCATCCTCCATGTTTTGACCATCAGATTTCAAATACATAGAAATCAATGCATTAGATACTTGTGTTGTCTGCTCCATTCCCCTCTTTACCACTAGACAATGCAAGGATTTTCCGAGGCTCCATTTTGCATCTCCAGAGCAAGCACTTATAACAGTGGAGCACGTGTAAGCATCCACCGTCAACCTCCCTCTCATCATATCCAAGAAAATAGTGAAGCAACATTCCTCCAGACCATGATCCAAATAAGCCGCTAACATCGAGTTCCATGTCACTAAATCCCGATTCTCTACAGCTGTATCAAACACTTTCTTGGCATCTCCAATGCTTCCACACTCTGCGTACGCAGTTATCGTGGCGTTAAGCACAGTGCTCTCGTACTCCAGCCCCCGTTTCATAATGCTCCCATGTATCTGCCTTGTCAACTCATAAAACTCAGCATCACAGAGCAATGTCAGAATAGGTGCAAACGTTGCATCATCGACTCCAACACTTTCAATCTCCATACACCGAAACAACTCAAGACAACGACGCAGATTTCCGACCTCCGAAAACCCCCCAATCAAAGTATTCCAAGAAACGGTATTCCTCTCCTTCATGTGCCTAAACACCTTATTTGCATCCTCAACTCCACTGCACACGGCGTACATGTGCAGAAGAGCACTAGCAGCATATACATTATCACCAAATCCCATCTTCACAATATCAGCATGAACTTGCCGGCCATACATTAATCCGCCACTTGCTACAATGCCCTTGAGCATGCTGCCAAAAGTATAGGCGTCGAACGGAAAGCCGAGTCCTTTCATAGTTTTCAAGAACTCCCATGAGGTGGAAAAACTCCCGGAATTGACGTAGCCGGAAATCACGGTGTTCCAAGAAGCGGTGTCCCTTTGAGGCATTTCGTCGAACACCTTCAGGGAGGCGTTCAATTCCTtgcatttttggtacctgcTTATGAGTTTGTTGGAAATGTAGGTGTCTGTGATGAGCGATGATTTGATGGCGTCACAATGAGCCGCCGCAACACTTGATAGATTGAGAGGAGCAGTTTCGCGGAGAAATTGCAGAGCCCTCATTCATGAGCAGATTGGAGCTCCAAATTCTTCAACCATTCAATGGATTCTTTCTCCAACAGTTGCTAATGGTAGTTGATGCGATTTCTGATGCAAATATTTGAAATCGCTACAATCCTAACAGAATTTGGTGTGGTTAACTTAACTGTATTCAATTTATAGGTTTATTGTCCAATTAGAACTGGTTTTTCTAATACTTTCTccgtttattaaaaataaaaatatttagaacgacgtgaattttaatttgaaattgatataataataGACAAATAGAATGAAAAAGTATGTTAGTGGCCAATTTTGAAaagagaagatgaaaaaaggggtaaatcaaaatagtgaaaaaaaaaatactagaaatGATATTATACACTTAATTAGGTGCTTCTAGGAGTTAGACTTGCAGTACATAGGGGCCATATAGTTCATTCTAAAATAATGGATCTTATTTTCTACTAGCTTTTTCAAACTACATTTTTtagtacatttcttaaaatttgtgtctacgtcaaatgtgactcctattatAAGCCGAGGGAGTAGTACATCATTCTATCTAgtaaattgcataaaaaaacatcttataaagaCTCTCTTAATACTTTTACTATATGAAATTCTAACTCTACCGACCTGTATGCCGAAAatgatcaaatcaaaatatattccaGCGTAGTAACTTGAAATTATTAACTTTGTATGATCTATAATCATAGTATAAATACATTTACTAGATAACACCATCCATAACACAGCAGTATTGAATTTATTGTAGTCCtatgaaataatgaaatgacCTTTTTCACATGAAACgctaacaataaataataattacagTGGTAAATGGTAATAATGGAATCATCTAATTAGGCATCGAACAAGATTGTCGAATCTCGCCCTCATCACCAGTCTTAACCCCAATCATGGTAAGTTTCAAGAAAGAAACTGCCCAATTCTCAAAGAAACCATCTTGACTGTTTGCAAATTCCACTACTTTGCTCCTCGTTCTGTTATCATTTACCAGTGCAGAATCAGACTGGAAAAGCCCCTTGTGCTCCAGCACTATCCTGTAGTACTGGTTGTCGAACTGAAAGGGCGTGCCCGGGTCATTATTCACAGTGATCGAATCATCCCTGGCACCGGCAGGACACATTTTCGTTAGCTGGACCGCGTACTGCCGGTCTAGGGATGAGTCGATCACTGTAACATTACCACTCGGGTCGACCTTGAACCGGTCGTTGAATGAGCTGCAATGCGATTTTCCGATTGTGTGACCCCCTACAAGACACGACATTTAGTCACAAGTAAACATGACAACCGAACGGCCCCatggtatgattaaattaaattagtatacCTGAGAGGGTTACAAGGTCATCCATGGACAAACCCTTGACAGAGAAGAGCTTAGCCATCTCATCTAATGTGAAGCTTGTGTCTATAATGTTTGGTCTCACATTTGCAGCTGCTGAAATCCTACCATCTCTCCTACCTGTCGGAATCTGCACACTCGGCCCTCCTGTCTGCAGACGCAAATTTCATCCGAATTcgaacataaaaaaaaagcgAATTCAAAACTTGGTTATAGAAAGTATGTACGTACGTATTCAACTGCGTCTCTAGCAGCCAGTGCAAGAATGTCGGCACAAGAAACTGTTCCCGGGCAGAAGATTTCGAGTAATCTCTTTGCTGAGTCTATAACTGCAAATCCGTCAACGGATGCGTTCCCGGGATCGcttctctccgtcccattacCTTGAAGTAGTATGGAAGCATCACAGCCCTGTAAAGATAATGACCATTTGAATCTTGCTATCTCAAGTAGGAAAGAGTGAAGTAGGTGTAACTAGCCTCGATGAAGCAGTCGTGGAAGAGCAAGCGTAGGAGCTTCCCGGGAATTGTGGGATCCAAATCGGAAGCTGATCTGACTGTGTTCTTCACCATGATCTCAGCTGCGGGGCATGAACCTGCGTAGAAACCAACAGAGGGAGCCGAGCAAGAAGAGAATGGAAGGAGGCATAGAGTGATAGAAGACATAAGCATCAACAATTTGTACACACAATCCATTTCTTGCTGAGCTTTCTGCAACCTGCTTTTGGCTGTATTCCCTTAATACAGAAAGAAGTCAGGCGCCATGAGAGGAATAGACTTTgtctatttattactccttatAACTCTGCATTTATTTTGGAGATGGTTGAGGCAGGTTTGGCAAAGTGGGACAGTGACAAATACTCAGTAAATGCTCTTGTTGCATGCATCaatttcactctctctctagagagtgaaattgaaattgaaagagCTCAGGTAGGTGGGAGTTGGAAGGAAACTGTATATACATTTAGTACAATGTcagaaaatacataaatacaTCGAGATGATTTTCATATTGCAAATTCAGACCCCAGAGAGCATTGAATCTGAAGGATTCCAGCTTCTGTTTAACTGTTCTACTTTTGTGTTTGgtgaataaaaatgactttAAAATAGTAACCTGCAAATACTTTTCCATGTAAAATACTGCAaacaaacatattttatttaacagaAACTTCAACCTTGCCTACAGATGTAAAAGCAATACCATACTTTTGCAGCTACTACTTCACATCACAACCTTCTATGACTTCTTATGTAGTTGGTTGTGTTCATTGCAATCACACTCGAGCAGATCTGAATCCCAGCCACAAAAACTGCAGCCGAGAGCAACAACAGCACCCTCGACATCCTCCCTGACGCCAGAATTGCCAAAGCCGTAGaaacagcagcagcaacagAGAGAGCTTTCTTCCACGCACGACATAACTTCACGACGTTCCTGCACCCCTTGCAGTGGATCACATGCCGGAAGTATCTGTTAGCAGGGTTCGGGGCGTGCATTGATCCAATGCCGCCCTTAGCTGGCTGAGAAGCCGAGAGGCTGGCAGTGAATCCCGCTGGAGCATGCTCGACCAGTG from the Salvia hispanica cultivar TCC Black 2014 unplaced genomic scaffold, UniMelb_Shisp_WGS_1.0 HiC_scaffold_969, whole genome shotgun sequence genome contains:
- the LOC125200436 gene encoding putative pentatricopeptide repeat-containing protein At3g25970 produces the protein MRALQFLRETAPLNLSSVAAAHCDAIKSSLITDTYISNKLISRYQKCKELNASLKVFDEMPQRDTASWNTVISGYVNSGSFSTSWEFLKTMKGLGFPFDAYTFGSMLKGIVASGGLMYGRQVHADIVKMGFGDNVYAASALLHMYAVCSGVEDANKVFRHMKERNTVSWNTLIGGFSEVGNLRRCLELFRCMEIESVGVDDATFAPILTLLCDAEFYELTRQIHGSIMKRGLEYESTVLNATITAYAECGSIGDAKKVFDTAVENRDLVTWNSMLAAYLDHGLEECCFTIFLDMMRGRLTVDAYTCSTVISACSGDAKWSLGKSLHCLVVKRGMEQTTQVSNALISMYLKSDGQNMEDAVRVFEHIDVKDHVSWNTILTGLSQNGASENAIRLFQQMHLNYLKIDQYAFAAVLRSCSDLATLNLGCQVHVLVLKSGLEENEYVASALIFMYSKCGIIEDARQSFEASQKGSSVTWNSVIFAYAQHGRGKVALDLFYLMTQRQVKLDHITFVAALTACSHIGLVDEGLNLLKNMESEYGVPARMENYACAVDLLGRAGRLMEAKELIDDMPFESNVMVWKTFLGACRACGDIELASQVADNLMELDPGDHCTYVLLSDMYGHLKKWDEKAAMKRLMRDKSIKKVPGWSWIELHHDVHSFNADDHSHPRSLDIYDALEELTNEMRNSDDALVIDIHHDDPDLANGCIQAVLV
- the LOC125200438 gene encoding peroxidase 18-like, which encodes MDCVYKLLMLMSSITLCLLPFSSCSAPSVGFYAGSCPAAEIMVKNTVRSASDLDPTIPGKLLRLLFHDCFIEGCDASILLQGNGTERSDPGNASVDGFAVIDSAKRLLEIFCPGTVSCADILALAARDAVEYTGGPSVQIPTGRRDGRISAAANVRPNIIDTSFTLDEMAKLFSVKGLSMDDLVTLSGGHTIGKSHCSSFNDRFKVDPSGNVTVIDSSLDRQYAVQLTKMCPAGARDDSITVNNDPGTPFQFDNQYYRIVLEHKGLFQSDSALVNDNRTRSKVVEFANSQDGFFENWAVSFLKLTMIGVKTGDEGEIRQSCSMPN